One stretch of Toxoplasma gondii ME49 chromosome XI, whole genome shotgun sequence DNA includes these proteins:
- a CDS encoding oxidoreductase, short chain dehydrogenase/reductase family protein (encoded by transcript TGME49_309265~Predicted trans-membrane domain (TMHMM2.0):308-331), producing MWRQRGKIPRHTFRLPGVQQATHTCAVGLPPFFSRGAQRTEPPVLGDTVTEPFQCLLSCFLVLSLSTNRLFLPLFPFVACVCRNLTAFSPFPSLSSSFSPCLSSLTALLPSPSPPQSSLSSASVTVSLVSLSSRHVRVSPVVLLLPSVAPPCSLASRLPPSSPFFPPLLSLEMGNALLPLLCYHTRGFFARDGVYRDASSRFPYLSLCFTEPVLQASLFGLSSLALFLLHPLLLGTAPPFSVSRSSSLSSLPFLSETVSSLPACASAALEAAGLFLSYLPAYLRAAYAPIDRLFFAPVARLLLPPRLQLCPCLAFCSHAFFLVLCLLLWFLLLRRLAAGFRLPAKPSAPTGLCSLLRRDICLLRPQVSPDAVPAGREAGQKAFASFREFAAFFSTRAIVSSAFPPVARPVALQAFLPLQGRRVIVTGGNAGIGRETARQLALWGAHVLIGCRDVEEGRRVAAEIEKEVAALSASASESESAQLGRVSVGHLDLCAFASVRAFAAHALLVFENSLDILVNNAGVMMINELAVVDDCGFEKQFVTNHLGHFLLTLLLLPALKAAARSSSSASNSRRFGRVINVASCAHVWHAKNFRILDAACTPDGAASAAEALGKPLETLQGCPPVSPLSYDKRQAYGNSKLANIWFTKELQRRLIAEARMDSLGRDDAASASENEAASAVGNEAASAGGNEAASAAVGNEASRCGLLRSSQVADRSEEKGEVTAQLLPAGTVGVYAVHPGSVHTKLMRHMVENRPLQGLLVNALLAQTVMKTARDGAATQLLLCLADQCVLLPGGFYADGGPSWVDPAANDEERMKELWDVSEVLCFGGTGRQTYVK from the coding sequence ATGTGGAGACAACGAGGAAAAATCCCAAGACACACCTTCCGACTTCCTGGTGTGCAGCAAGCAACACACACCTGTGCTGTCGGACTCCCGCCATTCTTTTCTCGGGGAGCACAACGCACAGAGCCGCCCGTTCTCGGAGACACAGTCACGGAACCGTTTCAGTGTCTGCtctcttgctttctcgtcctctccttgtCAACGAACCGTCTTTTCTTGCCCTTGTTTCCTTTCGTTGCCTGTGTGTGCAGAAACCTCACCGCTTTTTCCCCCTTCCccagtctctcttcctctttctctccttgtctctcctcgctcacCGCCTTGTTGccctccccctcccccccccagagctctctctcttcggcttctgtcaccgtctccctcgtttccctGTCTTCCAGGCACGTCCGCGTCAGCcccgtcgttcttcttctcccgtctgtcgctcctccctgttctctggcctcccgtctcccgccgtcctctccgttctttcctcctcttctctctctcgagatgGGGAACGCGCTGCTGCCGCTCCTCTGCTACCATAcgcgcggcttcttcgcccGCGACGGCGTGTACAGGGAcgcgtcttctcgtttcccttATCTCTCCCTGTGTTTCACGGAGCCTGTGCTccaggcgtctctctttggCCTCTCATCGCTCgcgctctttctcctccaccCTCTGCTCCTCGGCACCGCGCCCCCGTTCTCGGTCTCTCGCtccagctctctctcttctctccccttcctctctgagACAGTCTCCAGCCTTCCAGCCTGCGCCTCAGCCGCCCTCGAAGCCGccggcctcttcctctcctaccTCCCCGCGTATCTCCGCGCGGCCTACGCCCCCATCGAcaggctcttcttcgcacccgtcgcgcgccttcttctcccgcctcgaTTGCAGCTCTGCCcgtgtctcgccttctgctcgcatgcgttcttcctcgtcctctgccttctcctatggttcctcctcctccgccgcCTGGCCGCAGGCTTTCGCCTTCCCGCAAAGCCCAGCGCTCCGACAGGTCTCTGCAGCCTCCTGAGGCGCGACATATGTCTTCTCCGCCCCCAGGTGTCTCCCGACGCTGTCCCCGCCGGCCGCGAGGCTGGCCAGAAGGCGTTCGCCTCGTTCCGCGAGTTTGCGGCGTTCTTCTCGACGCGCGCCATCGTCTCCTCGGCATTTCCGCCAGTCGCTCGACCCGTCGCGCTGCAGGCGTTCCTGCCGCTCCAAGGGAGACGAGTGATAGTCACTGGAGGGAACGCAGGAatcggcagagagacagctcgGCAGCTCGCGCTCTGGGGCGCCCATGTCCTCATCGGGTGCCGAGACGTGGAAGAGGGCCGTCGAGTTGCTGCAGAAATTGAGAAAGAggtcgctgctctctcggcgtctgcgtcggAGTCTGAGTCTGCACAGCTCGGCAGAGTCTCCGTCGGGCATCTGGATCTTTGCGCCTTTGCCTCGGTTCGCGCGTTCGCCGCACATGCCCTGCTGGTCTTCGAGAACTCATTGGACATTCTCGTGAACAACGCAGGCGTTATGATGATCAACGAGTTGGCCGTCGTCGACGACTGCGGCTTCGAGAAGCAGTTCGTGACGAACCATCTGGGGCATTTCCTCCTCACGCTGCTGCTCCTCCCTGCGCTCAAGGCGGCGGCCAGGAGCAGCAGCTCGGCCTCCAACTCCCGACGTTTCGGCCGAGTGATCAACGTGGCGTCTTGCGCCCACGTTTGGCATGCGAAAAACTTCAGGATTCTcgacgctgcatgcacgcctgACGGAGCGGCCTCGGCGGCGGAGGCCCTCGGGAAGCCGCTCGAAACCTTGCAGGGATGTCCGCCCGTCTCGCCGCTGTCCTACGACAAACGCCAGGCGTACGGGAACTCGAAGCTAGCAAACATCTGGTTCACGAAGGAGCTCCAGCGTCGCCTGATTGCGGAGGCGCGGATGGACAGTCTGGGTCGCGACGACGCGGCTTCAGCATCAGAAAACGAGGCGGCTTCAGCGGTAGGGAACGAGGCGGCTTCAGCAGGGGGGAACGAAGCGGCTTCAGCAGCGGTGGGGAACGAGGCGAGCCGCTGCGGTCTCCTGCGGAGTTCGCAGGTCGCGGACAGAtcggaagagaagggagaagtgACGGCTCAGCTGCTGCCGGCAGGAACCGTTGGAGTGTATGCGGTCCACCCTGGGAGCGTCCACACGAAGTTGATGCGACATATGGTGGAAAACAGACCTCTGCAGGGACTCTTGGTCAACGCGTTGCTCGCGCAGACGGTCAtgaagacggcgagagacggcgcagcgacgcagctgctcctctgtctcgcggaCCAGTGTGTGCTGCTCCCGGGAGGCTTCTACGCCGATGGAGGCCCGAGCTGGGTGGACCCCGCTGcgaacgacgaagagcgaaTGAAGGAGTTGTGGGATGTCAGCGAAGTCCTTTGCTTCGGAGGGACTGGACGCCAGACGTATGTGAAGTAG
- a CDS encoding zinc finger, C3HC4 type (RING finger) domain-containing protein (encoded by transcript TGME49_309280), whose amino-acid sequence MEADTPPVPGTSSQSLGGSSPGSTWGASGTFTASRLHGPFASSHLPFNGHSHSSSLSSSPVPLPSASSSSVAAPLLGAFQHSFSSPSVSNSLLPSLSSSSFSSLSSSASPSLHASSFPPAFFSGEHLSMAPSSPSLPPSSFPLGSASPAGWTAQSLHAPRQSGETGGEVQREPRQSACSESSSGVSRRRTREETSRMAPIFAAGKTANAEDEAREEEVARASHAGHECPICLEKFECGEMRRPKVLTCGHSICFLCILRILSTGDGSAGTALHPRRVSPASASSCFFLGMFGEASGRQRGLTGDEEFDACMRSAAHCSFFQCPLCRQESRIAADNLALLPSGDAQIPKARRQGERRTTQGAFGASAEAKQRRPTEGNLHRVKRPLWTDAQQENRDSRTYCKQHPNEATVAYCRLCGLLVCSLCFAGEDSPHYLHPRTSLACAVALVADLSNAVLLRLKQAAERLRSNVQRRLRVEQMLEDAYRLAFQRGVQRVEELRCHLETYVTCAASCLADALSSSRAQSLEMHRRRRQEEERLLRVASTAAVGLESHVARLLSASSSSSSSSSSSSSLSLTPLASSFSFPVEGENREEMAALSSGEGQPSARDSPPVTGRPAKRANAGAVGPACASSAASAPSSSATDLPSASPGSSEARGGVCEARVRVLASLLPALRYAEAAERFVQQTMGEEHAREEEREEEIAARCETLLHTRLESLQHLAGDLAVLWKTPRGRAPTQQQQTEGGEGRQRARTRTGTESTDGERTRGRRETEGGSNRNCDDSWRKKRDRGEEEEREEEDREEEEMDGMEGEGGDLDFVTSSERGGNDKEEKKVAEATTDNMLTRDRRQMVEDSCADGTSKGGNAKSNRAFSRIPYDVCLQGGLVLPLLELVYRDWPRDSLHSTHSENSRGSSLPPPPSVAVSQTHRSLSPASASPSSSFSSSFSSSFSSVSSSGVCESRASFASGHAVSSASFSLGSSSSLPSFSSAVASSSLSSSSSVSSSFSSSFPLRDSSPPASSPSSSASSLPFSSFSPPSL is encoded by the exons ATGGAGGCAGACACGCCGCCTGTTCCTGGGACCAGCTCGCAGAGCCTCGGAGGTTCTTCTCCAGGATCGACTTGGGGAGCATCGGGGACATTTACAGCGTCTCGCCTCCACGGCCCATTCGCCTCTTCTCATTTGCCGTTCAACGGCCATTCGCATTCGTCCTccctctcgtcgtctcctgttCCGCTTCCCAGCGCGAGCTCGTCCTCCGTTGCCGCACCTCTTCTTGGAGCTTTTCAGcattctttctcttccccgtctgTGTCAaattctcttctcccttccctttcctcgtcttcgttttcctctctctcgtcgtctgcgtcaccgtctctgcatgcctcctcgtttcctcctgcGTTCTTTTCTGGAGAGCATCTCTCCATGGctccgtcttcgccgtctctccctccttcctcttttcctctcggcAGTGCCTCGCCGGCAGGGTGGACCGCGCAGAGTCTACATGCGCCCAGACAGTCTGGAGAAACGGGAGGAGAAGTCCAGAGAGAGCCTCGCCAGTCTGCGTGCAGCGAAAGCTCCTCTGGAGTCTCTCGGCGACGCACGAGGGAAGAGACTTCTCGCATGGCTCCCATCTTTGCGGCGGGCAAAACGGCGAATGCCGAAGAtgaagcaagagaggaagaagtcgcaAGGGCATCGCATGCAGGCCATGAATGCCCCATCTGCCTGGAGAAATTCGAATGCGGAGAAATGCGCAGGCCCAAAGTCCTCACATGCG GCCATTCGATCTGCTTCTTGTGCATCCTGCGAATTCTTTCAACCGGCGACGGCTCTGCGGGGACGGCGCTTCACCCGCGCAGGGTCTCCCCTGCCTCGGCctcttcgtgtttcttccTGGGGATGTTCGGCGAGGCCTCGGGAAGGCAGCGAGGCCTCACAGGGGACGAGGAATTCgacgcctgcatgcgcagtgCTGCTCactgctccttcttccagTGCCCATTGTGTCGCCAGGAGTCTCGAATCGCAGCGGACAACCTCGCCCTCCTTCCCTCAGGCGACGCG CAAATTccgaaggcgaggcgacagGGAGAACGGAGGACGACGCAGGGCGCGTTcggcgcgtctgcagaggccaaacagagaagaccgaCCGAGGGGAACCTCCACCGGGTGAAGCGTCCCCTCTGGACGGATGCCCAgcaagagaacagagactcCAGAAC ATACTGCAAGCAACACCCGAACGAGGCGACCGTCGCGTACTGTC GCCTGTGTGGACTTCTGGTCTGCTCGCTCTGTTTCGCGGGAGAAGACTCGCCTCACTATCTCCACCCGCGGACGTCGCTCGCCTGCGCGGTTGCCCTCGTCGCGGACCTCTCCAACGCGGTCCTCCTCCGCTTGAAGCAGGCGGCCGAGAGGCTCCGCTCGAACGTCCAGAGACGCCTCCGCGTCGAACAG ATGCTCGAGGATGCATACAGATTGGCTTTTCAGCGAGGCGTTCAGCGTGTGGAGGAGCTACGATGTCACCTGGAGACCTACGTCACTTGCGCAGCA TCTTGTCTCGCTGACGCCTTGAGTTCTTCTCGCGCACAAAGCTTGGAAATGCACCGACGTcgcagacaagaagaagagagacttcTCAGAGTAGCTTCCACTGCCGCTGTCGGTCTCGAGTCACACGTCGCGCGTCTTCtatccgcttcttcctcttcttcttcttcctcttcttcttcttcctctctctcgttgacaccgcttgcttcttcattctccttccccgtggagggagagaacagggaagagaTGGCAGCGCTCTCTTCTGGAGAAGGCCAGCCGTCGGCGAGAGATTCGCCTCCTGTCACTGGCAGACCTGCGAAGCGCGCGAACGCGGGTGCAGTTggccctgcatgcgcttcttccgcagcctctgctccgtcttcgtctgcgacTGACCTTCCGTCGGCTTCGCCTGGGAGTTCGGAGGCAAGGGGAGGCGTCTGCGAGGCGCGCGTTCGAGTGcttgcctctctgcttccagcGCTTCGGTACGCAGAAGCGGCCGAGCGTTTTGTGCAGCAGACGATGGGGGAGGAGCatgcgcgagaagaagagagagaagaggaaatcGCAGCGAGGTGCGAAACTCTTCTCCACACGCGACTCGAGTCCCTCCAGCATCTCGCCGGGGACCTTGCCGTCCTCTGGAAGACCCCGCGCGGTCGAGCGCCCactcagcagcagcagacagaaggaggagaaggaagacaaagagcgCGGACGAGGACGGGGACAGAGAGCACtgacggagagagaacaagaggaagaagagagactgaaggaGGGAGCAATCGCAACTGTGACGACAgttggagaaagaagcgcgacagaggtgaagaagaggagagagaagaagaggatagagaagaagaagaaatggacGGTATGGAAGGTGAGGGCGGTGACCTGGACTTCGTCACGAGCtcggaaagaggaggaaacgacaaagaagagaagaaggtagCGGAAGCAACGACGGACAACATGCTGACAagggacaggagacagatgGTGGAAGACTCCTGTGCGGATGGAACGAGcaagggaggaaacgcgaaatCCAACAGAGCCTTCTCCCGCATCCCATACGATGTCTGTCTACAAGGCGGACTCGTCCTTCCCCTTTTGGAACTTGTCTATCGCGACTGGCCTCGCGATTCGTTGCATTCAACTCATTCTGAAAACTCTCgcggctcttctcttcctcctcctccatCGGTGGCGGTTTCACAAACACATCGCTCTTTATCTCCAGCTTCtgcttccccctcttcttctttctcttcttctttctcttcttctttctcttctgtctcttcgtctgggGTTTGCGAAAGCCGCGCTTCGTTCGCGTCCGGACATGctgtttcgtctgcttctttttctttgggttcttcctcttctctgccctcgtTTTCATCTGCTGTGGCTTCTTCGTCACTCTCCTCAAGttcgtctgtttcgtcttctttttcttcctcctttccacTTCGTGACTCATCTCCAcccgcttcctctccttcgtcttccgcgtcttctcttcccttttcttctttctctccgccgtctctgtag